The following proteins come from a genomic window of Methanosarcina sp. MTP4:
- a CDS encoding ATP-binding cassette domain-containing protein gives MDSNIIEVENLEHSFGDVKAVDKISFNVRKGEIFSFLGPNGAGKSTVINILTTLLKLQKGTAKVAGYDVAKEPEKVRESIGIVFQELTLDRDMTVRETLEYHGRLYSMPKEERRRRTEELLRLVQLEGKGDTRTKYLSGGMKRRLEIARGLMTRPKVLFMDEPTIGLDPQTRIRIWEYVREINREGTTIFLTTHYMDEADQLSNRISIIDHGKIIITGRSWELKNKLGQDLIYLESSDNRAAAELLMELGSVREITEKPKGLVLMLSGDGTHLLPKLMEMLTGKGIAITTVNLKKPSMDDVFVHYTGRELRDEGAEKMSSAIIRAGKR, from the coding sequence GATCTTCTCTTTTCTTGGCCCGAACGGGGCGGGAAAGAGCACGGTTATCAACATCCTGACCACCCTCCTGAAGCTCCAGAAAGGGACTGCGAAAGTTGCCGGATATGACGTGGCAAAAGAGCCAGAAAAGGTCCGGGAATCCATCGGCATTGTCTTTCAGGAACTGACTCTGGACCGGGACATGACCGTGCGGGAGACCCTGGAATACCACGGCAGGCTCTATTCCATGCCAAAGGAAGAACGGAGGAGGCGGACCGAAGAACTGCTCCGGCTTGTCCAGCTTGAGGGAAAAGGGGACACCCGGACAAAGTACCTGAGCGGGGGGATGAAAAGAAGGCTCGAAATTGCCCGGGGGCTTATGACACGCCCGAAAGTGCTTTTCATGGACGAGCCGACAATCGGCCTCGACCCCCAGACCAGGATCAGGATCTGGGAATACGTGAGGGAGATTAACCGGGAGGGGACCACCATTTTCCTTACCACCCACTACATGGACGAAGCCGACCAGCTCAGCAACAGGATAAGCATTATCGACCACGGGAAAATCATAATCACAGGCAGGTCCTGGGAACTGAAAAACAAACTTGGTCAGGACCTTATTTATCTGGAAAGCAGCGATAACCGGGCGGCTGCAGAACTCCTGATGGAGCTTGGCAGTGTAAGGGAAATCACCGAAAAACCAAAGGGCCTGGTGCTCATGCTCAGCGGGGACGGGACCCACCTGCTCCCGAAGCTCATGGAAATGCTTACCGGAAAGGGAATAGCGATTACAACCGTAAACCTGAAAAAGCCATCAATGGATGACGTTTTTGTCCATTATACAGGCAGGGAATTAAGGGATGAGGGGGCAGAAAAGATGTCCTCGGCGATCATAAGGGCAGGGAAGCGCTGA